From Cannabis sativa cultivar Pink pepper isolate KNU-18-1 chromosome 8, ASM2916894v1, whole genome shotgun sequence, a single genomic window includes:
- the LOC115701014 gene encoding uncharacterized protein LOC115701014, with the protein MPKARKKNSTNIQSKDVAVGSPDKEAPMTTPKRKSPTQGSASRQRRRKGSANSTPKKNSQTEGVAVVMPDLRLEARLTAQENSRMFAGKKLHPFFSSWKEDKKNREVIDVEGNKFVVGRQNKEKTCAPIHVFERSQDTDMPLDWGTWKFSEETVMKSLCDPESTCQFIFEGSTESLSFQKFPVILHPNNASSFQAKVSSDCVIQEDCIYETLPTDNEIEDSEMNNVHSFGGPTGAVRNPNTREGSRFVEDSSNGQAFGLLPQGLSQPRNSLWTYSYQPKTATEVCGNVESVKFLSEWLQKWRERNFQIGKDLIDCDTNDRDKDDYICSENDSDSESQYEEDRLKNVLLVTGPVGSGKSAAIYACAQEQGYEVLEVNASECRNGALVRQKFGEALQSRRVIRSLKNADGSSNDHVLKSSAALANGSASQEYDVGSAEVIALSDEDFHKETGDAGIFYHEEAESCSYKSEIKPLILFEDVDIIFFEDRGFIAAVQQIANTAKGPIILTSNSHKPFLPDNLDRLEICFTPPSMEMLLCHAYSVCAAERANIHPHVIEQVIDSCQGDIRKMIMHLQFWCQGNSSKKGKKNKRADGSLLFNLEAGHQILPKLITWDLRSELSELVEKEIAESFSREENSKLMYIIEDIFEDKQEIPFSNNVQIESIEANKEAMLNLSCSVYDYEEFRGQLDTNEVSDNLDTPFSCIRQNVRKKHDVVSSDSEDALVSNGCPIFLDGDTHNEPLFGRSLLFKEQHGSITANIDERLYHPSHSPGCIPVNDEGKSVDVSCVAESSFVPETEFNNGREQDVTVSCGFVRDTLEEVSMSNRLPVEDEEVDMTKPEILRESHTLLSNRNVMAKLFQEEVEDSQKEHVEAAGIVYQNSQILDQCSQMDCSRTLKCEEKPKSFLTPDSVQHSWSELRRRYADLSQYVSSEERHALQVVQLTHKMTNLISDTDVLLPNHELLTSDSLEPSWITSEESDAYSFLNKSRFASTTAQHGFFLFAKDIAAVGSTMGSVCTVDFTSMLGCATGQLALAKLAEQDMSASRTTLTRRNSELNLPDTDVSFESENKSRLVDVVQSIVPSKSFMTLKGAACYEYLSSLRCISKSEASRLSENSVKPRKRRRWVDRHYLSNGKLMLTPEKISALGQINMPKVNSSRC; encoded by the exons ATGCCGAAAGCTCGGAAGAAAAACTCAACAAATATACAGAGCAAAGATGTAGCTGTTGGTAGCCCTGATAAAGAAGCACCAATGACAACCCCTAAGCGAAAATCACCTACTCAGGGATCAGCTTCTCGACAG AGGAGAAGAAAAGGATCTGCAAATAGTACTCCGAAGAAAAATTCACAGACGGAAGGTGTAGCTGTTGTTATGCCTGATTTGCGGTTAGAGGCAAGACTCACAGCCCAG GAAAATTCACGGATGTTTGCAGGAAAAAAATTACATCCTTTTTTTTCATCATGGAAGGAAGACAAGAAAAATCGAGAGGTGATTGATGTTGAGGGCAATAAGTTTGTAGTTGGTAGGCAAAATAAAGAGAAGACTTGTGCCCCGATTCATGTATTTGAAAGAAGCCAG GACACTGACATGCCCCTTGACTGGGGAACCTGGAAATTTTCTGAGGAGACCGTTATGAAAAGCCTTTGTGACCCAGAAAGCACATgccaatttatttttgaaggcTCCACCGAGTCCTTAAGTTTTCAAAAGTTTCCTGTTATTTTACACCCCAACAACGCATCAAGTTTTCAGGCTAAGGTTTCGTCAGACTGTGTTATCCAAGAAGATTGCATCTATGAAACATTGCCAACAGATAATGAAATAGAG GATAGTGAGATGAATAATGTTCATTCCTTTGGTGGACCTACTGGAGCGGTAAGAAATCCAAACACTAGGGAGGGAAGTAGATTTGTTGAGGACAGTTCAAATGGTCAGGCATTTGGTTTGCTCCCACAAGGTTTGAG TCAACCAAGGAATAGCTTATGGACTTACAGTTACCAGCCAAAAACTGCCACGGAG GTATGTGGTAATGTTGAATCTGTGAAGTTTTTGAGCGAGTGGCTACAAAAATGGCGTGAAAGAAACTTTCAAATCGGCAAGGATCTTATTGATTGTGATACAAATGATAGGGACAAAGATGATTATATCTGTTCCGAAAATGACTCTGATTCAGAAAGCCAATATGAGGAGGATAGGCTTAAAAATGTCCTCTTAGTTACAGGACCAGTTGGG AGTGGAAAATCTGCTGCTATTTATGCTTGTGCGCAAGAGCAAGGATATGAGGTTTTGGAG GTCAATGCATCTGAATGTCGAAATGGAGCTCTTGTGAGGCAGAAGTTTGGAGAGGCTCTTCAATCGCGCCGAGTTATAAG GTCACTGAAAAATGCTGATGGTTCTTCAAATGATCATGTTCTGAAATCCTCTGCAGCTCTGGCTAATGGCTCTGCAAGTCAAGAATATGACGTTGGCAGTGCTGAAGTGATAGCATTATCAGATGAAGATTTTCATAAAGAAACTGGAGATGCTGGAATTTTTTATCACGAGGAGGCTGAAAGTTGCTCTTATAAGAGTGAAATTAAACCTTTAATTCTTTTTGAGGATGTGGATATCATTTTTTTTGAAGATCGGGGTTTTATTGCCGCAGTGCAACAGATTGCTAACACTGCCAAAGGACCCATAATACTGACTAGCAATA GTCACAAGCCTTTCCTGCCAGATAATTTAGACAGATTAGAGATCTGTTTTACACCGCCATCAATGGAGATGCTGCTTTGCCATGCATATAGC GTTTGTGCTGCAGAGAGAGCCAACATCCACCCTCATGTCATAGAGCAAGTAATTGATTCTTGTCAGGGAGATATACGTAAAATGATTATGCATCTTCAGTTCTGGTGCCAGGGTAATAGCTCTAAGAAAG gtaagaaaaataaaagggcAGATGGATCACTGCTATTTAACCTGGAGGCTGGCCATCAGATCCTTCCAAAATTAATAACATGGGACTTACGTTCTGAGTTATCAGAACTAGTTGAGAAAGAGATTGCCGAGTCATTTTCCAGGgaagaaaattctaaattaatgtatataattgaGGATATATTTGAGGACAAGCAGGAAATACCATTTAGTAATAATGTTCAAATAGAATCTATAGAGGCAAACAAGGAAGCAATGTTGAACCTCAGTTGCTCTGTTTATGACTATGAGGAGTTTAGAGGTCAACTTGATACTAATGAGGTTTCTGATAATTTAGACACCCCATTTTCATGCATACGGCAGAATGTTCGGAAAAAACATGATGTAGTGTCTTCTGATTCTGAAGATGCATTAGTGAGTAATGGGTGTCCCATATTTTTAGATGGAGACACTCACAATGAACCATTATTTGGAAGGAGCCTATTGTTTAAGGAGCAACATGGTTCAATTACAGCAAATATAGATGAAAGACTTTATCACCCTTCACACTCTCCTGGCTGCATCCCAGTAAATGATGAAGGCAAGTCAGTTGATGTGTCATGTGTTGCAGAGTCATCATTTGTTCCAGAAACGGAATTTAACAATGGTAGGGAGCAAGATGTAACAGTATCCTGTGGTTTTGTTAGGGATACATTGGAAGAAGTTTCGATGAGCAACAGGTTACCAGTTGAAGATGAAGAAGTTGATATGACAAAACCAGAAATATTAAGAGAATCACATACCTTGTTAAGTAATCGCAATGTAATGGCCAAACTTTTCCAAGAAGAGGTGGAAGATTCTCAAAAGGAGCATGTAGAGGCTGCTGGAATAGTGTATCAGAACAGTCAGATTTTGGATCAGTGCAGCCAAATGGACTGTAGCAGAACTTTAAAATGTGAAGAGAAGCCTAAATCCTTTTTGACACCTGATTCGGTACAACATTCATGGAGCGAACTTCGTAGGCGCTATGCAGATTTGTCACAGTATGTGAGTTCAGAAGAGCGGCATGCTCTCCAAGTTGTACAGCTCACTCATAAAATGACTAATCTAATCTCAGACACAGATGTTTTGCTACCCAACCATGAACTACTAACAAGT GATTCTTTGGAACCATCATGGATCACATCTGAGGAGTCAGATGCATACAGCTTTCTTAATAAAAGTCGGTTCGCTTCCACAACTGCACAGCATGGATTTTTCTTGTTTGCAAAAGATATTGCTGCTGTTGGATCAACAATGGGTTCAGTCTGCACTGTTGATTTCACCTCAATGCTGGGCTGTGCAACTGGTCAGCTAGCTTTGGCTAAATTAGCTGAGCAGGATATGTCAGCTAGTAGAACTACATTGACTCGAAGAAATTCAGAACTGAACCTCCCAGATACTGATGTTTCTTTTGAAAG TGAAAACAAATCACGTCTTGTTGATGTAGTTCAGTCCATTGTTCCTTCGAAATCTTTCATGACACTGAAAGGTGCAGCATGTTATGAGTATCTTTCTTCACTGCGTTGCATTTCGAAATCAGAAGCTTCTCGCTTATCAGAGAACTCTGTGAAACCAAGGAAACGCAG GAGGTGGGTTGATC
- the LOC115698945 gene encoding WAT1-related protein At5g07050 isoform X1 — MIIMEEQMKENETAIREKSRIGAIIVESIPYIICVLCSFSGAGYFLVSKVSLNKGMSRYVLVTYGFAIGTLSTALLAYLFERKNTSKLTIPVLRNVFFLGLLGALGRTMFYVGLEYTSQTFASAVSNIFPVFTFVLAVLFKMEKLEISKNSTRAKIGGSIVSFAGATILTLYKGMKVLSVHNNTQSSHDQSVTSTRLSFEKDHWIKGSIILVASYFSTAAFYLLQAGTVKIYAAPLNLTTLSCLSGTLLSLIMTAILDHKAASWRLSLDITLLAPFYNGIMIFSLGIYLQTIVMRRKGPVFAMAFSPLSSIFAAIMGILILGDILHLGSVIGATLIIIGLYSILWGKKKEEDMMILERTKANELLDLNEIKAESVKNKSDHLIIN, encoded by the exons ATGATAATAATGGAGGAACAGATGAAAGAGAATGAGACAGCCATAAGAGAAAAGAGTAGAATTGGAGCAATAATAGTTGAGTCTATACCATATATTATCTGCGTATTATGTAGCTTTTCTGGTGCAGGCTATTTTTTGGTCTCTAAAGTTTCTCTAAACAAAGGTATGAGTAGGTATGTGCTTGTCACCTATGGCTTTGCTATTGGGACTCTATCTACTGCTCTACTTGCCTATCTCTTTGAAAG GAAAAACACTAGTAAACTCACCATCCCTGTCTTGAGAAATGTCTTCTTTCTAGGTCTGCTTGG aGCATTAGGGAGGACAATGTTTTATGTGGGATTAGAATACACTTCACAGACTTTTGCTTCTGCAGTGTCCAACATATTTCCAGTGTTTACCTTTGTCTTAGCAGTTTTGTTCAA aATGGAAAAATTGGAGATTTCGAAGAATAGTACTCGAGCAAAGATAGGAGGAAGTATAGTATCATTTGCAGGAGCAACAATCTTGACCCTTTACAAAGGCATGAAAGTACTATCAGTACACAATAATACTCAAAGCTCTCATGATCAATCTGTTACTTCTACAAGACTCTCTTTTGAGAAAGATCACTGGATAAAAGGCTCCATTATTCTTGTAGCATCTTACTTCTCCACCGCAGCCTTTTATCTCCTACag GCAGGAACAGTTAAAATATATGCAGCGCCATTAAATCTGACAACACTAAGCTGCTTATCGGGAACATTGCTATCACTAATCATGACTGCAATTTTGGATCATAAAGCAGCCTCTTGGAGGCTATCATTGGATATCACACTTCTAGCTCCTTTTTATAAt GGAATTATGATATTCAGTTTGGGAATTTATTTACAAACCATAGTAATGAGAAGAAAAGGTCCAGTGTTTGCCATGGCTTTTAGTCCTTTGTCATCTATATTTGCAGCAATCATGGGAATACTGATTTTGGGAGACATTTTACATCTGGGCag tGTAATAGGAGCTACATTGATAATTATTGGACTCTATTCAATTCTATGGGGAAAGAAGAAAGAGGAGGACATGATGATACTAGAGCGTACGAAAGCAAATGAACTACTAGACCTTAATGAAATCAAAGCAGAAAGTGTCAAAAACAAATCTGATCATTTGATTATTAATTGA
- the LOC115698945 gene encoding WAT1-related protein At5g07050 isoform X2, whose product MIIMEEQMKENETAIREKSRIGAIIVESIPYIICVLCSFSGAGYFLVSKVSLNKGMSRYVLVTYGFAIGTLSTALLAYLFERKNTSKLTIPVLRNVFFLGLLGALGRTMFYVGLEYTSQTFASAVSNIFPVFTFVLAVLFKMEKLEISKNSTRAKIGGSIVSFAGATILTLYKGMKVLSVHNNTQSSHDQSVTSTRLSFEKDHWIKGSIILVASYFSTAAFYLLQAGTVKIYAAPLNLTTLSCLSGTLLSLIMTAILDHKAASWRLSLDITLLAPFYNGIMIFSLGIYLQTIVMRRKGPVFAMAFSPLSSIFAAIMGILILGDILHLGR is encoded by the exons ATGATAATAATGGAGGAACAGATGAAAGAGAATGAGACAGCCATAAGAGAAAAGAGTAGAATTGGAGCAATAATAGTTGAGTCTATACCATATATTATCTGCGTATTATGTAGCTTTTCTGGTGCAGGCTATTTTTTGGTCTCTAAAGTTTCTCTAAACAAAGGTATGAGTAGGTATGTGCTTGTCACCTATGGCTTTGCTATTGGGACTCTATCTACTGCTCTACTTGCCTATCTCTTTGAAAG GAAAAACACTAGTAAACTCACCATCCCTGTCTTGAGAAATGTCTTCTTTCTAGGTCTGCTTGG aGCATTAGGGAGGACAATGTTTTATGTGGGATTAGAATACACTTCACAGACTTTTGCTTCTGCAGTGTCCAACATATTTCCAGTGTTTACCTTTGTCTTAGCAGTTTTGTTCAA aATGGAAAAATTGGAGATTTCGAAGAATAGTACTCGAGCAAAGATAGGAGGAAGTATAGTATCATTTGCAGGAGCAACAATCTTGACCCTTTACAAAGGCATGAAAGTACTATCAGTACACAATAATACTCAAAGCTCTCATGATCAATCTGTTACTTCTACAAGACTCTCTTTTGAGAAAGATCACTGGATAAAAGGCTCCATTATTCTTGTAGCATCTTACTTCTCCACCGCAGCCTTTTATCTCCTACag GCAGGAACAGTTAAAATATATGCAGCGCCATTAAATCTGACAACACTAAGCTGCTTATCGGGAACATTGCTATCACTAATCATGACTGCAATTTTGGATCATAAAGCAGCCTCTTGGAGGCTATCATTGGATATCACACTTCTAGCTCCTTTTTATAAt GGAATTATGATATTCAGTTTGGGAATTTATTTACAAACCATAGTAATGAGAAGAAAAGGTCCAGTGTTTGCCATGGCTTTTAGTCCTTTGTCATCTATATTTGCAGCAATCATGGGAATACTGATTTTGGGAGACATTTTACATCTGGGCaggtga